The following are from one region of the Klebsiella aerogenes genome:
- the fadB gene encoding fatty acid oxidation complex subunit alpha FadB, producing the protein MLYKGDTLYLDWLEDGIAELVFDAPGSVNKLDTATVASLGHALDVLEKQQDLKGLLLRSEKAAFIVGADITEFLSLFLVPEEQLSQWLHFANSVFNRLEDLPVPTLSAVNGYALGGGCECVLATDYRLATPDLRIGLPETKLGIMPGFGGSVRMPRLLGADSALEIIAAGKDVGADQALKIGLVDGIVNAEKLRDGALAILRQAINGDLDWKAKRQPKLEPLKLSKIEAAMSFTIAKGMVAQTAGKHYPAPITAVKTIEAAARLGRDDALKLENQSFVPLAHTNEARALVGIFLNDQYVKAKAKKLTKDVDTPKHAAVLGAGIMGGGIAYQSAWKGVPVVMKDISDKSLTLGMTEAAKLLNKQLERGKIDGLKLAGVISTIQPTLEYSGFDRVDVVVEAVVENPKVKKAVLAETEEKVRPDTVLASNTSTIPIGELASVLQRPENFCGMHFFNPVHRMPLVEVIRGAKTSDQTIAKVVAWASKMGKTPIVVNDCPGFFVNRVLFPYFAGFSQLLRDGADFRKVDKVMEKQFGWPMGPAYLLDVVGIDTAHHAQAVMAAGFPQRMQKDYRDAIDALFDANRFGQKNGLGFWRYKEDSKGKPKKEEDAAVDSLLADVSQPKRDFSDEEIIARMMIPMVNEVVRCLEEGIIASPAEADMALVYGLGFPPFHGGAFRWLDTIGSAKYLDMAQQYQHLGPLYAVPEGLRNKARHNEPYYPPVEPARPVGELKTA; encoded by the coding sequence ATGCTCTACAAAGGCGACACCCTGTACCTCGACTGGCTGGAAGATGGCATTGCCGAACTGGTTTTTGATGCCCCAGGCTCGGTCAACAAGCTCGATACCGCAACCGTGGCCAGCCTCGGTCATGCGCTGGACGTGCTCGAAAAGCAACAAGATCTCAAAGGGCTGCTGCTGCGCTCTGAAAAAGCGGCCTTTATCGTCGGCGCCGACATTACCGAATTCCTTTCGCTGTTCCTGGTGCCGGAAGAACAGCTGAGCCAGTGGCTGCACTTTGCCAATAGCGTCTTCAACCGCCTGGAAGATTTACCAGTCCCTACCCTGTCCGCAGTCAACGGCTATGCACTGGGCGGCGGCTGCGAATGCGTGCTGGCGACTGATTATCGCCTGGCGACGCCGGACCTGCGGATCGGCCTGCCGGAAACCAAACTGGGTATTATGCCCGGCTTTGGCGGTTCCGTGCGCATGCCGCGCCTGCTCGGCGCCGATAGCGCGCTGGAAATTATCGCCGCAGGTAAAGACGTCGGCGCCGATCAAGCGCTGAAGATAGGTCTCGTCGATGGCATCGTGAACGCGGAAAAACTGCGTGATGGCGCACTGGCGATTCTGCGTCAGGCCATTAATGGCGACCTGGACTGGAAAGCTAAACGTCAGCCGAAGCTGGAACCGTTGAAGCTCAGCAAAATTGAAGCCGCCATGAGCTTCACCATCGCCAAAGGCATGGTCGCGCAAACTGCCGGTAAGCATTATCCGGCGCCGATCACCGCGGTGAAAACCATTGAAGCCGCCGCGCGCCTTGGCCGTGACGACGCACTGAAGCTGGAAAACCAAAGTTTTGTCCCGCTGGCGCACACTAACGAAGCGCGCGCGCTGGTCGGTATCTTCCTTAATGACCAGTACGTTAAAGCCAAAGCGAAAAAACTGACCAAAGATGTCGACACGCCGAAGCACGCCGCCGTATTGGGCGCCGGTATTATGGGCGGCGGTATTGCTTACCAGTCGGCCTGGAAGGGTGTGCCGGTAGTCATGAAGGACATTAGCGACAAATCACTGACCCTGGGTATGACCGAAGCGGCGAAGCTGCTCAATAAACAGCTGGAGCGCGGCAAAATCGACGGCCTGAAGCTAGCCGGGGTAATTAGCACCATCCAGCCGACGCTGGAATACAGTGGTTTTGATCGCGTAGATGTCGTCGTCGAAGCGGTGGTAGAAAACCCGAAAGTGAAGAAGGCGGTACTGGCGGAAACCGAAGAAAAAGTGCGCCCGGATACCGTGCTAGCCTCCAATACCTCAACCATTCCGATCGGCGAACTGGCAAGCGTTCTGCAGCGCCCGGAAAACTTCTGCGGTATGCACTTCTTTAACCCGGTACATCGTATGCCGTTGGTCGAAGTCATCCGCGGAGCAAAAACCTCGGATCAGACTATTGCCAAAGTTGTGGCCTGGGCCAGCAAAATGGGCAAGACGCCAATCGTGGTGAATGACTGCCCCGGATTCTTCGTTAACCGCGTGTTGTTCCCTTATTTTGCAGGATTCAGCCAGTTGCTGCGCGACGGCGCGGATTTCCGCAAAGTCGACAAAGTGATGGAAAAACAGTTTGGCTGGCCAATGGGCCCGGCCTATCTACTGGACGTCGTCGGCATCGATACCGCACACCATGCTCAAGCGGTTATGGCGGCGGGCTTCCCACAGCGGATGCAGAAAGATTATCGCGACGCTATCGACGCCCTGTTCGACGCCAATCGTTTCGGTCAGAAGAACGGCCTTGGCTTCTGGCGTTATAAAGAAGACAGCAAAGGTAAGCCGAAGAAAGAAGAAGATGCCGCTGTTGATAGCCTGCTGGCCGACGTCAGCCAGCCAAAGCGCGATTTCAGCGATGAAGAGATTATCGCCCGCATGATGATCCCAATGGTCAACGAAGTCGTCCGCTGCCTGGAAGAAGGCATCATCGCCAGCCCGGCGGAAGCGGATATGGCGCTGGTATACGGCCTGGGCTTCCCTCCGTTTCACGGCGGCGCGTTCCGCTGGCTGGACACCATCGGTAGTGCGAAATATCTCGATATGGCACAGCAGTACCAGCACCTCGGCCCGCTTTACGCCGTGCCGGAGGGTCTGCGTAACAAAGCCCGTCATAACGAACCGTATTATCCTCCAGTAGAACCAGCCCGCCCGGTTGGCGAACTGAAAACGGCTTAA
- the fadA gene encoding acetyl-CoA C-acyltransferase FadA: protein MEQVVIVDAIRTPMGRSKGGAFRNVRAEDLSAHLMRSLLSRNPSLEASAIDDIYWGCVQQTLEQGFNIARNAALLAEIPHSVPATTVNRLCGSSMQALHDAARMIMTGDASICLIGGVEHMGHVPMSHGVDFHPGLSRNVAKAAGMMGLTAEMLARLHGISREMQDQFAARSHARAWAATQSGAFKAEIIPTGGHDADGVLKSFNYDEVIRPETTVEALAALRPAFDPVTGTVTAGTSSALSDGAAAMLLMSESRARELGLKPRARVRSMAVVGCDPSIMGYGPVPASKLALKKAGLSASDIDVFEMNEAFAAQILPCIKDLGLMEQIDEKINLNGGAIALGHPLGCSGARISTTLINQMERSDAQFGLATMCIGLGQGIATVFERV from the coding sequence ATGGAACAGGTTGTCATTGTCGATGCAATTCGCACCCCGATGGGCCGTTCAAAGGGCGGCGCCTTTCGCAACGTGCGCGCGGAAGATCTCTCCGCGCACCTGATGCGAAGCCTGCTTTCGCGTAACCCGTCTCTTGAGGCGAGCGCGATTGACGATATTTACTGGGGCTGCGTACAACAAACGCTGGAGCAGGGTTTCAATATTGCGCGTAACGCCGCGCTACTGGCGGAGATCCCGCACTCGGTACCAGCGACCACGGTTAACCGCCTGTGTGGGTCATCAATGCAGGCGCTGCACGATGCGGCGCGCATGATTATGACCGGCGATGCCAGCATTTGCCTGATTGGCGGCGTTGAACACATGGGCCACGTGCCAATGAGCCACGGCGTCGATTTCCACCCAGGCCTGAGCCGCAACGTGGCGAAAGCCGCCGGTATGATGGGCCTGACGGCAGAGATGCTGGCGCGTCTACACGGCATCAGCCGTGAAATGCAGGATCAGTTCGCCGCTCGCTCCCACGCTCGCGCCTGGGCAGCAACGCAGTCCGGCGCATTCAAAGCAGAGATTATCCCAACTGGCGGACACGATGCCGATGGCGTGCTGAAATCCTTCAACTATGACGAAGTGATCCGCCCGGAAACGACCGTCGAGGCGCTGGCGGCATTGAGACCCGCTTTCGATCCGGTTACCGGCACGGTGACAGCGGGAACCTCTTCCGCCCTTTCCGATGGTGCAGCGGCGATGTTGTTGATGAGTGAAAGCCGCGCCCGCGAACTGGGGCTGAAACCACGCGCTCGCGTCCGTTCAATGGCTGTGGTCGGCTGCGACCCATCGATTATGGGTTATGGCCCGGTTCCGGCATCAAAGCTGGCGCTGAAAAAAGCCGGGTTATCCGCCAGCGATATCGATGTCTTTGAAATGAATGAAGCGTTTGCCGCGCAGATCCTGCCATGTATTAAAGATCTGGGGCTGATGGAACAGATTGACGAGAAGATCAACCTCAATGGCGGCGCGATCGCGCTCGGCCATCCGCTGGGTTGTTCCGGGGCGAGAATCAGCACCACGTTGATCAATCAGATGGAACGCAGTGATGCCCAGTTTGGTCTGGCCACCATGTGTATCGGCTTAGGACAGGGGATCGCCACCGTGTTTGAGCGGGTGTAA
- the fre gene encoding NAD(P)H-flavin reductase, translated as MTTLSCKVTSVEAITDTVYRVRLVPEAAFSFRAGQYLMVVMDERDKRPFSMASTPSEHEFIELHIGASELNLYAMAVMDRILKEREIEVDIPHGEAWLRDDEDRPLILIAGGTGFSYVRSILLTALARNPNRDIAIYWGGREAKHLYDLAELEALSVKHPNLRIEPVVEQPEEGWRGRSGTVLTAVLQDYGTLAEHDIYIAGRFEMAKIARDLFCNERGAREDRLFGDAFAFI; from the coding sequence ATGACAACCTTAAGCTGTAAAGTGACCTCGGTGGAGGCGATTACCGATACCGTATATCGTGTTCGATTAGTACCGGAAGCGGCATTCTCTTTCCGCGCTGGCCAGTATCTGATGGTGGTGATGGATGAGCGCGACAAACGTCCGTTCTCTATGGCTTCTACGCCGTCGGAACACGAGTTTATCGAGCTGCATATCGGCGCCTCCGAACTCAATCTGTATGCGATGGCGGTCATGGATCGCATCCTGAAAGAGCGTGAAATTGAGGTTGATATTCCGCATGGCGAAGCCTGGCTGCGCGATGATGAAGACCGTCCGCTGATCCTGATCGCTGGCGGCACCGGTTTCTCTTATGTGCGTTCTATTCTGTTAACTGCGCTGGCGCGTAATCCGAACCGTGATATCGCTATCTACTGGGGCGGACGCGAGGCCAAGCACCTGTACGATTTAGCCGAGCTGGAAGCGTTAAGTGTGAAGCATCCGAATCTGCGCATCGAACCGGTTGTCGAGCAGCCGGAAGAAGGATGGCGCGGCCGTTCCGGAACCGTGTTGACTGCCGTGCTGCAGGACTACGGTACGCTGGCGGAGCATGATATCTATATCGCCGGACGTTTTGAGATGGCTAAGATTGCCCGCGATCTGTTCTGCAATGAACGCGGCGCGCGCGAAGATCGCCTGTTCGGCGATGCATTTGCCTTTATCTGA